In the genome of Pseudomonadota bacterium, one region contains:
- a CDS encoding HPr family phosphocarrier protein: protein MQERSVTIVNKLGLHARAAAKFVTTASGFASSIDVAKNGQRVNGKSIMGVMMLAASRGTELIIITSGTDEQEAAESLVQLIQDKFGENE from the coding sequence ATGCAGGAACGTTCAGTCACCATCGTCAACAAGCTCGGCCTGCACGCCCGCGCGGCGGCCAAGTTCGTCACCACCGCCTCGGGTTTCGCCAGCAGCATCGATGTCGCGAAAAACGGTCAGCGGGTCAACGGCAAGAGCATCATGGGGGTCATGATGCTGGCAGCATCGCGCGGCACCGAGCTGATCATCATCACGTCGGGCACTGACGAACAGGAAGCGGCAGAAAGTCTCGTGCAGCTGATCCAGGACAAATTCGGGGAAAACGAATAA